The following is a genomic window from Verrucomicrobiia bacterium.
CTGGACATCAGGAGGGGTTCGTTTCACATTCGGCGCATGGCTTTGACACCTTCCACCATGCTGGCGTTGGGCACGCCGGCGCCGGACTTTCAACTGCCTGACACAGCGGGCAAGATGGTTTCGCTGGGCGATTTCAAGGCCGCCCCGGCGTTGGTGGTAATGTTCATCTGCAACCACTGTCCTTACGTGAAGCATCTGCGCGCGGCGCTTGCCGAATTCGGGCGCGAATGCGGGGCGAAGGGCGTGGCCGTCGTGGCCATCAACGCCAATGACGTCGAAAATTATCCGGCCGACAGTCCGGCCCGGATGGCAGAAGAAGCGCAGGCGGCCGGGTATCCCTTCCCGTATCTCTACGACGCAACACAAAAGGTGGCGCGGGCCTATCGGGCCGCCTGCACGCCGGATTTTTTCGTGTTTGATCGCGGCCGCCGGCTGGTTTACCGCGGTCAATTCGACGCAAGCCGGCCGGGCAACGGCGTTCCGATCTCGGGCAAAGATTTGCGGGCGGCGGTGGACGCCGTGCTGGCAGGCCGGGCGCCGTCACTGCACCAGGCGCCGAGCATGGGTTGCAACATCAAGTGGAAGCGCGGCAATGAGCCGGAATACTTCGGCGTAAAAAGTTGAATGGGCTACACGACTTGAGCAAGCGCTTCGTGGCGCGTAGTGCCAGAACATTTTCACTAATAAAACTCAAGCAGCGCGTAGCCAAATTGCCCCGCCCTCACTCCCTCGGAATCTGCGCTTCGACGATTTCGCACAGCACGTGGAAGAGAAACTTGTGCGCCTCCTGAATGCGCGCGGTTGAATTGCCGGGGACGAGCAGGTCGAGCGTGGCCTTGCCGATGGTGAAACCGCCGTCCCGGCCCAGGAAACAAATGCTGAGCACACGCTTCTTGTTCGCCTCTTCGATGGCGCGCAGGACATTCTTGGACTTGCCGCTGGTGGTGAAGCAAATCAACACGTCGCCTTGGGCGCCCAAACCCCACACCTGCCGGGCGAACACTTCGTCGAAATGATAATCATTGCCCATGGCCGTGAGGAATTCCCCATTCGCCGTCAGCGACAGGGCGGGATACGGCCGCCGGTCGCCCAGGAACCGGCAGAGAAATTCCGTGGCCATGTGCGTGGCGTCTGACGCGCTGCCGCCATTGCCGCAAATGAGCAGTTTCCCGCCGGCGGTCAGACAACGCAGAACCATGTCTGCGGCGCGATTCAGCGGTTCTTCAAACCCCGCAAGGGCTTGGGTGATGGCGAGGTTGTCCTGAATGGCCTGTTGCAGCTTGGTCATGGGCGCAGGGTATCGCCGCAACCGGCAGGTGCAAAATGCAAAAACACCGGGTGGTGACGCGGATTAAGAAGCATCGCCGGACGCCAGCGGCGGTTTTTTCTTCCACGGCATGTCCGGGAACTGGGCGGGCGGCGGAGGAGGCGGCTTGGGTTTGGCCAGTTGCAGGTCGGGATTCTGATTTTGCAACGCCTGGGCGTGGGGATCTTCGCGCCAGCCGGCAATGCGGGCCTGCAACGCGTGATGTTCGGCCTTGGG
Proteins encoded in this region:
- a CDS encoding thioredoxin family protein, which encodes MALTPSTMLALGTPAPDFQLPDTAGKMVSLGDFKAAPALVVMFICNHCPYVKHLRAALAEFGRECGAKGVAVVAINANDVENYPADSPARMAEEAQAAGYPFPYLYDATQKVARAYRAACTPDFFVFDRGRRLVYRGQFDASRPGNGVPISGKDLRAAVDAVLAGRAPSLHQAPSMGCNIKWKRGNEPEYFGVKS
- a CDS encoding SIS domain-containing protein — translated: MTKLQQAIQDNLAITQALAGFEEPLNRAADMVLRCLTAGGKLLICGNGGSASDATHMATEFLCRFLGDRRPYPALSLTANGEFLTAMGNDYHFDEVFARQVWGLGAQGDVLICFTTSGKSKNVLRAIEEANKKRVLSICFLGRDGGFTIGKATLDLLVPGNSTARIQEAHKFLFHVLCEIVEAQIPRE